In [Leptolyngbya] sp. PCC 7376, a genomic segment contains:
- the argS gene encoding arginine--tRNA ligase, with the protein MQSILSQLKNANSAALAKAFGEEYKDTDPLVVQASNPKFGDYQSNVALSLTKILKKNPRVIAQEIIDALDVADLCEAPTIAGPGFINFTLKPSYLEILLKELQQSDRLGIDKTTDPQKVIVDFSSPNIAKEMHVGHLRSTIIGDSIARVLEFRGQDVVRLNHVGDWGTQFGMLITYLREAYPDALTQADALDIGDLVAFYKKAKIRFDDDEEFKENSRKQVVALQSGDEESNQAWQLLCDQSRREFQKIYDILDIKITERGESFYNPYLADVVTDLKKVGLLEKDAGAQCVFLEGFKNKDGDRLPLIVQKSDGGFNYATTDLAAIRYRIKEDGAERIVYVTDSGQAGHFAQVFQVAKRAEFLTDDVEAVHVPFGLVQGEDGKKLKTRSGETIKLKDLLNEAVVRSRADIEKRLQEYDSQESPEFIEQVAKVVGIGAVKYADLSQNRTSNYIFSFDKMLTLQGNTAPYMLYAYVRVQGVSRQGGIDLANLPTDTPIILSEPAELTLAKHIFQLGEVLEVVERELMPNRLCEYLYELSRKFNQFYEACPILKAEGDRRTSRLILADTTARTLKLGLSLLGIEVLDRM; encoded by the coding sequence ATGCAATCGATACTATCTCAACTCAAAAATGCAAATTCTGCTGCTTTGGCAAAAGCCTTTGGTGAAGAGTATAAAGATACAGATCCACTGGTTGTACAAGCTAGTAATCCAAAGTTTGGAGATTATCAATCCAATGTGGCTTTGTCGCTCACCAAAATATTAAAGAAAAATCCTCGGGTCATTGCCCAAGAGATTATTGATGCCCTTGATGTTGCTGATCTTTGTGAAGCGCCAACGATTGCAGGACCTGGGTTCATCAATTTCACTCTCAAGCCTAGCTACCTAGAAATACTCCTAAAAGAACTACAACAGAGCGATCGCCTTGGCATTGATAAAACGACAGATCCTCAGAAAGTCATTGTTGATTTTTCTAGCCCGAATATTGCGAAGGAAATGCACGTTGGGCATTTACGGTCAACTATTATTGGCGACTCGATTGCGCGGGTTCTAGAGTTTCGTGGACAAGATGTTGTCCGCCTCAATCATGTCGGAGATTGGGGCACACAATTCGGGATGTTGATCACTTATCTCCGCGAAGCCTATCCCGATGCCCTCACCCAAGCAGATGCTCTTGATATTGGCGATTTGGTGGCATTTTATAAAAAAGCAAAAATTCGATTTGACGACGACGAGGAATTCAAAGAAAACTCAAGGAAACAGGTTGTTGCTCTCCAATCTGGTGATGAAGAAAGTAATCAAGCTTGGCAATTGCTATGTGATCAATCTCGCCGCGAATTTCAGAAAATTTATGACATCCTTGACATCAAAATTACAGAACGGGGTGAATCTTTTTACAATCCCTACCTTGCCGATGTGGTGACTGATCTCAAAAAAGTGGGTCTCCTCGAAAAGGATGCTGGCGCGCAATGTGTCTTCCTCGAAGGATTCAAAAATAAGGACGGCGATCGCCTGCCGCTGATTGTGCAAAAGTCCGATGGTGGGTTTAACTATGCCACGACAGATTTAGCAGCGATTCGATATCGGATTAAAGAAGATGGTGCAGAGCGTATTGTTTATGTCACCGACTCCGGCCAAGCGGGACATTTCGCCCAAGTTTTTCAAGTTGCAAAGCGTGCTGAGTTTTTAACTGATGATGTGGAAGCCGTGCATGTGCCTTTCGGTTTGGTGCAGGGTGAAGACGGCAAAAAATTGAAAACCCGTTCCGGCGAAACTATCAAGCTCAAAGATCTCCTCAATGAAGCAGTGGTTCGTTCCCGTGCAGATATCGAAAAACGGCTTCAAGAATACGATAGTCAAGAATCCCCAGAATTTATCGAGCAAGTCGCAAAAGTTGTGGGCATTGGGGCAGTGAAATACGCAGACCTTAGCCAAAACCGCACTAGCAACTATATTTTTAGCTTCGATAAAATGCTTACGCTACAAGGTAACACCGCACCCTACATGCTCTATGCCTATGTGCGGGTTCAGGGGGTCAGTCGTCAGGGCGGCATTGATTTAGCGAATTTGCCCACTGACACTCCAATTATTTTGTCGGAGCCAGCGGAGCTTACCCTCGCGAAACATATTTTCCAGCTTGGGGAAGTTTTAGAGGTAGTCGAACGGGAGCTAATGCCTAACCGTCTCTGTGAATATCTCTATGAGCTGAGCCGAAAGTTTAACCAATTCTATGAAGCTTGCCCCATTCTCAAAGCGGAAGGCGATCGCCGCACATCTCGACTCATCCTCGCAGATACTACAGCGAGAACTCTAAAACTCGGTCTATCCCTACTAGGCATTGAAGTACTCGACAGAATGTAA
- a CDS encoding phospholipase D-like domain-containing protein: MPQFLTTSGTSYHIERIVTEAKKNIVFLSPYLKLSQALLVRLQDADRRGVKTLIIFSQNHLNPSESELLSKLKNLRIKYLEKLHSRCYFNRNNMLITSMDLSRVYEQDTHDTGILINQKKHRKLYKDAYCETSSIFNAALDCQFIENTIVVLRSQLKPQEKIRAAKNAFCIRCYKSILFRPSRPFCPICYLQWSQLESKSKKQKYCHECGLEKKVSVSNPRCKNCCIQNNICILHY, translated from the coding sequence ATGCCTCAATTCCTCACCACTTCAGGCACTTCGTATCATATTGAGCGAATCGTTACCGAGGCAAAAAAAAATATTGTTTTTCTTTCTCCCTATTTAAAGCTTTCACAGGCACTTCTTGTGAGGCTACAAGATGCAGATAGAAGAGGAGTTAAAACGTTAATTATCTTTAGTCAAAACCACCTCAATCCATCGGAATCAGAGCTTCTCAGTAAACTAAAAAATTTGCGAATCAAGTATTTAGAGAAGCTGCACTCCAGATGCTATTTCAATAGAAATAATATGCTTATTACTTCTATGGATTTATCCAGAGTGTATGAGCAAGACACTCACGATACGGGGATTTTAATTAATCAAAAAAAACATAGAAAACTTTACAAAGATGCTTACTGTGAGACATCATCAATTTTTAATGCAGCGCTAGATTGCCAATTCATTGAGAACACTATCGTTGTTCTGCGAAGTCAACTTAAACCACAAGAAAAAATTAGAGCGGCCAAGAATGCTTTCTGTATCAGATGTTATAAAAGTATTCTCTTCAGACCGTCTCGTCCCTTTTGCCCCATATGCTATTTACAGTGGAGTCAACTCGAGAGTAAATCAAAAAAGCAAAAGTACTGTCATGAATGTGGTTTAGAAAAAAAAGTTTCTGTCTCTAATCCTCGTTGTAAAAACTGTTGTATTCAAAATAATATTTGTATTCTTCACTACTAA
- a CDS encoding DUF4346 domain-containing protein has protein sequence MTVPKCNYQKPMTVSTEALTALDNEYSNRHIDLDPDGYFLIYLDREQGLICAKHFTNAINDQGLATDPETGEVLSCKGDLGRSHTTVYTGRTAKELGMKITEEADPCPISMFDHALYLGREFVRAEMALLSGEEYIQD, from the coding sequence ATGACTGTGCCGAAATGCAACTATCAAAAACCAATGACAGTCTCCACTGAAGCTTTAACTGCCCTCGATAACGAATATTCCAACCGTCACATTGACCTCGATCCCGACGGTTATTTCCTCATCTATCTCGACCGAGAGCAGGGGTTAATTTGCGCGAAACATTTTACAAATGCGATCAATGATCAGGGTTTAGCAACAGATCCAGAGACTGGCGAAGTTTTATCCTGTAAAGGAGATTTGGGGCGATCGCACACAACTGTTTATACAGGTCGCACCGCAAAAGAACTTGGCATGAAGATCACAGAAGAAGCCGATCCTTGCCCTATTTCAATGTTTGACCATGCTCTATATTTGGGCAGAGAATTTGTTCGGGCAGAAATGGCACTTCTCAGCGGCGAAGAATATATTCAAGACTAA